CGGATACCGGGACAACTACTACGCCGGACGCGGCTGGTCCGCCCCCGGTTACGCCTTCAACAGCTTCTCCAGCTTCGGCATGTGGGACGCCATGTTCATGTGGTTCATGCTCTCCAACCTCACCTCAGGGGCTAGCTTCTTCCACAACAACCATAACGACCCTGGCGTCCAGGCCTTCCGCCAGGAAGCGCAAAAGCTTTCTGAATCCAATGCCGACCTGAAAAAGCAAGTGGCCGAGCTTAATGCCAAGCTCGACCAGATGAACAAGGACGGCGTTCCCGTGGACCCCAACGCCGTTCCCAAGGACGTCGACCCCAACGTCATGCTGGCCCAGCCAAAGATTGTCGAAGCCAAGGCCCAGGATTCCAAAAATTCATCAGGCAGTTTGTTCTGGCCGATCGTCACGCTGGTCGCGGTGGGTGGCATCGGCTATTTGATCTTTTCCAGAAGAAAAACCGCCTAACACTCCAAGGAGATAGTGAATGATCAGCTTTCTGAAACATTTTTTTGTTAAAAAAGCCGAAGATGTGCAGGCCGGCTTTGTGCAGATGCTTGTGGAGTTCAATCCGGAAACCGCTTCCGAAGCGGAAATCGCCACTCTGGATGAAGCCCTCACCAAGCTCACCCAGCAGATGGTTGCCGCGAAGCACGGATGGGAAAAGGAAGATCGCGAGGCCAAGGAGATTCAGAAGAACTATGATCTTCGGATGGCTGCTGCCGAACGCCTCCAGGCCAAGGCGGAAGCGGCTGCCGCTGATGAAAAAGCGCAGATCGAGGCCAGCCTTGCCAACCTGCTCTCAGAGCTCGAAAAGATGGCCCCGGAGATCGACCGGGAAATCAAGGAAGCCGCTGAAGCCAAAGGCTACTATGACGAGTTGGCCCAGGCCGTGAAGGCGGCCTCGGAACGGCTGAAAACCGCCCGCGACCGTTTGTCCGACGCCAAGCGTCGCATGGACGTGGCCAAGGTGCGCATGGAGCGTGCCCAGGAGCAGGAGGAGCGCGCCAAGGTGGTGGCTGGAATAAAAAAGCAGGCGGACTCCCTCGGCACGGCCTTTGACGCCATGTCCAAAAAGGCTGCCGAGATGGAGGCCAAAACCGAGGTCCACACCGAGAAGACCCAGCTGCTTACCCCCCCAAAGACCGAAGACCCCTATATCGCCCAGGCCCTCAAGGAAGCGGCCGGCGAGCAGGCAAAACCCGAACAGAGCCTGTCTGAGAGGCTGGCAGCCCTGAAGAAGAAATAAATCGAAAAGGGGCGGCCTCCGTACGGAGGCCGCCCCTTTTTCTTTTTCAACTCTCTTTTCGCTTCGTTGGCCTGGGCCATCTGGAAAAGAACAAATAATCCCCAATCCCAAACAACAGTATTAGACGCACCTTGAAGGCCCTGAGGTGCACATGAAGCTCCCTGATATATTGCGTCGGGCAATTTTCTCAGGTTGCACCGCAACCAGATCGACCAGCCTTTGTCTGGAGTGTTTCCAATGGACTACCTCCTCGTCTGTCTCATCGCCCTGGCCGCATCTGCCCTCACCCTGTTTTCCGGCTTCGGCCTGGGAACCATCCTTTTTCCCGCCTTCGCCTTGTTCTTTCCCGTGGATGTAGCCATCGCCCAAACCGCGCTGGTGCATCTGGCCAACAACCTTTTCAAGCTGTCCCTCTTCTGGCGAAATGCTGATCGTGGGACCATTATCCGCTTCGGCGTTCCAGCCATCTTCGCCTCCATGGCTGGCGCAAAACTGCTCACGTATTTGGCGGACGTGCCAGCTGTGTTCACGTATGTGCTCCTTGGCACTGTCCATGCGATTTCCGTGGTGAAGATCGCCCTGGCAGGCCTTATGGCCTTTTTCGCTTGGGCGGAATTGAAAGGCTCGATCAAGAAGCAGCCCGCTAAAGGCGGACTCGTGCTTGGAGGTCTCTTGAGCGGCTTTTTTGGGGGACTTTCCGGAAACCAGGGTGCCTTCCGCAGCGCCTACCTGCTCAAGGCCGGCCTTTCAAAGGAGGGATTTATAGCAACCGGGGTCGTGCTGGCGTGCGCAGTGGATACCACCCGCCTGTCTGTCTATGCCGGACACCTGCTCCGGCCGGATGTTACAGACGAGATGGGACTCGTGGTCAGCGCAGCTCTCGCCGCTTTCGTAGGGGCTTTTTTCGGCAAGAGACTGGTCAGCAAGGTGACCATCGAGACCGTGCGCCGGGTTGTCGCCTGGATGATGATCGCCATTGCGGCAGGCTTGGCCACGGGGTTGGTGTGAAACTCAGGTATTTCTATCCCAGATACGCCTTCTTCACCCGCTCGTCCCCTGCGAGCTTCTTGGCGTCGCCTTCGGCCACGATTGCCCCGGCTTCCAGCACATAGGCGCGGTGGGCGGTTCTCATGGCCATATTGGCGTTCTGCTCCACGAGGAGGATCGTGACGCCGCTGGCGTTAAGGTCAGCAATGATGTCGAAGATCTCGTGGACGATGATGGGTGCTAGCCCCAGGCTCGGCTCATCCAGGAGCAAGAGTTTCGGGCGGCACATAAGGGCCCTGGCGATGGCAAGCATCTGCTGCTCCCCCCCCGAAAGCGTCCCCGCCAGCTGGCCTGCCCGCTCCTTCAGCCTGGGAAACCGCTCGAAAATCCTGTCCATATCCTTTTTGATCACAGACGTGTCCGAGCGGATGTATGCCCCCAGCTCCAGGTTGTCCTGCACCGATTGCCTGGCCAGCACTTGGCGGCCTTCCGGGCAGTGAGCCACTCCAAGGCGCACGACCTTGTCCGGACTGAGCCCCGCCAAGTCGCGTCCTTCGAAGCGTATACTCCCTGACCTTAGCGGGACCAGGCGCGATATGGCACGCAAAATGGTGGTCTTGCCCGCCCCGTTGGCGCCAATCAGGGTGACTATCTCGCCTTTACCCACCCGGACAGTGGCATTGCGAACAGCCACCACAGGGCCATAGGCCAGGGTGACGTCCAAGAGCTCAAGCACCGGCCGTCACTCCTTCCTTTTCACCTTCCCCAAGATAGGCCTCGATCACGACAGGATCAGCCTGTACCTCTTCCGGCTTCCCCTTGGCGATGAGTTCCCCAAAGTTGAGCACGGCCACGGACCTGCACAATCCCATGACCATGGGCACGTTGTGCTCGATAAGGAGCACTGTATGGCCGAAGAGATCGCGTATCTCCAGAATAGAGCGCGAAAGTTCCTGCTTTTCCACAGGATTCATTCCCGCAGCTGGTTCATCCAGGAGTACTATCTTGGGCGACAACGCCAAGGCCCGGGCGATTTCCAGGCGGCGCCTCGCTCCATAGGGCAGGCTCGCGGCCTGTTCACCCATATGGTCGGCAAGTCCCACCAGTTTAACGAGACGTGCCGCTTGCTCCAGGGTTTCGCGTTCATGTTCCTTCGACGCCCTAGAACCGAAAACTCCTCCCCATAAACCTGTATGCGCTTTGGCGTGCAGGGGCACGCGAACGTTGTCCAGGACGCTCATGCCTCCGAAGAGGCGGATGTTCTGAAAGGTTCGGGCCAGGCCGGCCCGGGCGATTGTGGCCGGATCTTTCCCGGTAATGTCTTCGCCCAGAAAGCGAACCGTTCCAGCGCTAGGCTTGGTCAGCCCTGTGAGCATGTTGAAAAGGGTGGTTTTTCCCGCGCCATTGGGACCGATGAGCCCGAAGATTTCACCTTCCTCCACTACAAAGCTCACGCCAGCCACGGCCATAAGGCCGCCGAACGACTTGGAGAGTTCGTCGACCGCCAGGATGACGCTCACTTTCCGCTCCGGGCCAAAAGGCCAGCGATACCCCTGGGCATATACACACAGGCCACCACCAGCATGAGTCCGTTAAGGATCATGCGGGAGTCCTTCAGGGGCCGCAACAGCTCCGGCAGGCTCACCAGCAGGGCGGCACCCAAAAGCGCTCCCCACTTGGAACGCGCCCCTCCTATGAGCACATACGCCAAACAGGCCACAGCCGCGTCGAAGGTTCCTTGCCTGGCGTTCCAGGTGTTCAGGAAGGGGGCGCTCATGGCGCCCGTGACGCCCGCCAGGCAGCACCCGATGACGAATGCCTGCACCTTGCGCCATGTGACGTTGACCCCCATGGACCGTGCTGCCAATTCGTCCTCGCGGATGGAGAAGAACATGCGCCCCGTTCCCGAGCGCTCAAGCTTCCATATGAAGAAAAGTGTCAAGGCCAAGAGCGGCCCAAAGAACCAGACATAGGCAAGTCTACTCTCAAATGGCTGCGGGATGCCGAAAATGCCCACCGCACCTCCCGCGATGGGCATATTCAAGACAACCACCCCAAGCACCTGAACGAAGGCGATGGTTGCCAGGGCCAGGTAAATTCCCCGCAGCCTGAGCGCCGGGAACCCCAACACCAACGCCAAAACGAAAGAGAGTGCCAAGGCAACCATCCACTCTAAAGGATAGAGAAAGCCCCCTGCAAAAGCGCGAAACGCCGCGAGCTCCGGGTGCGTTCCCATTATGGCCGCCACGTAGCCGCCTAAAGCGTAAAACCCGATGCTGGCCAGGGACAGTTGCCCAGCCATGAGAGGAAAATACAAGCTGAGCCCAAGCAAGGCTTGCTGGATAATTGTCACAAAAAGGAAGCCGTAGCGGGCTATGAAATCATCCATTATGAGTCATCCGCCTACTTTACACCTTCTGTTCGGCATCGTTGCCCAAGAGCCCCTGTGGCCGCACCAGAAGGACCACGAACAACAATACGTACGCCACCGCCTCCTTGTATGAGGACATCTCCGGAGGCAGAAATGCTTCAGCCAAGCCGATGACCAGCCCCCCGACCACCGCTCCCGGAATGGACCCCAACCCGCCCAGCACAATCACAGCCAGGGCCTTCAACCCGTAGGCCACTCCGAAATAAGGGCCGGCAAGGCCGAAACTCACGCCTATAAGAGTCCCAGAGAGTCCTCCCAATATTCCCGAAATAAAGAACGTCCCCAGAATAAAGGAGTCCACGCTGATTCCCAGCAGGCTGGCCGTGTCAGTGTTTTCGGCCGTAGCGCGAAGGGCTTTGCCCTGCTTGGTGAAGTGGATGAACCAGACCAAGAGCGCCAGCATGCTCATGCTTACCCCGAAAAGTATGACCTGCACGCTCCTAACAGCCACAAGCTTGCCACTTACCGTGAAGATGATGGCCGGGGGCAGCGAGCCGAACACGTCGGCCGGAAAAGAATAAATCTCCGCGCCAAATAGATACTGGATGAGGTTGACCAGTATAAGCGCCACTCCAAGGCTGGACACGAGAGCAAGCAGGGCGTCCGCGCCCCGCTTGCGCAATGGCCTGAAGGCCAGCCTTTCCACCGCCATGCCGGCAAGACCGGAAAGCGCCCCGCCCACGACAAGCGCCAGGACGAAGGGCAATTTAAAGGGAAGACTTACACCGGCCAGCAATCCGTTCAAACCGAACTGTCCAACAGCCAAAGAATAGGTGAGATAGGCTCCCAGGGTGAACACAGCCCCATGGGCAAAGTTTATGATTCCCAAGATGGAAAACACCAGTGTGTAGCCCAGGGCGAACACGGCATAGACACTGCCGATGGAGAGGCCATTGAGAAGATTTTGCAGAAACCAGGCTGAAGACATAGCACCCATGCCGCAGGGTAAAACCGTTGCCAGCCTCAAAAATACGGATCTATTCCGTAAACGACGCAATCGGCCGTTGGAACAAGAACTCCAATGCAGGAGGCCAAGGCCCTCCTGCGCACATGTTATTTCGACAGTTCGAAAGCCCCGGCCTTACCGTCAGGGCTCATTTTAATGACCGAGACGTAGAACTGTTTCTGATGCACCTCTCCCTCGGCGTCGAGGCTGACCTCACCAAGAGGAGTCATGTAGGAACCCGTCCGCAGAGCCTTGTTGAGCGCGGTCCGAACGTCTGCCAGTTCCATCTCAGTGATTTTTTTACCCGACTCCTTCTCCACCTTGGCCAGGGCTTCCACCAGTATCTGCACCCCTGCAAAAGCCTGGGCTGAAAACTGCGCCGGGCCCTTTTTATAGGCCTCGGTAAACTTTGCCACGAACTCCTTGTTTACAGGAATGTCCGCCTGAGGGCTGTAAGCCTGAGCCACGAGAATGCCTTCACACAAAGAACCGCAGACAGGGAACATATTCGAGGAATTGAGCCCGTTGCCGCCTACGATCAATCCCTTGTATCCCAGCTGCCTCAGCTGCTTTACCAGGTTGCCGGAATCGGCTGCCAGTCCCGATATCACCACCAGGTCGGCGTTCGATCCGAGTACGGCCGTAACATGGGTGGTGAAGTCGGTGTCCGTGGTCTGGAACTTCTGCAGGGTGACGATCTCCAGGTTCAAGGCCTTGATGGCTTCCTGAAATACGCCGGTCTCGGACGTGGAAAAGGCGTCGTTCTGGGCGAACAGCACGGCTGTTTTCTTGATCTGCGGGTTGAGGGCCAGAGCTTTTTTCAGGGAATTCGGCGCGACCACGGTCATGGGAGCTGAGATGCGGCCAATATATTCGCCGATCTGTGGGATTCCCTTGGCGGTGTTGGAAGGGCCTATCACGGGTACCTTGGCCCGGTCGGCCAGTGGATCGGCCGCGAAAGCCTGCTGGGACAAGGTAGGGCCTATAATCGCCGTCACCTTGGCGGTAATCAGGGTTTGAAAGGCATTTATCGCGCCTGCCTCGTCACCACCGGTATCCTGGAACACGAGTTTCACCGGAGTGCCGTTCACCCCTCCCCTGGCGTTCAAATAGGCCTCGGCGATCTTGGCGCCGTTGACCTGTTCCTCGCCAAAGAGAGCAACGTTGCTGGTTGTGGCCACCGCAATGCCAAGCGGAATGGGTGCTCCCACCGGTTCCGCCATGGCTGGCGAAACGAACGCAACAAGAATCACGAACAGCAAGGCCCTGCCCATGCGCTCCTCCTCAGGTGTTCTCATTTCGAAAAATGATACGTCTTCCTAATTATCCTTCCTTGTCAAGCCGCACCGCTGCTCCGTCCTTTGATCAACGCTTATTGGAAAGGCGGATGAAAAAAGCCGCGAAACATTCGCTTCGCGGCTTTTTATTCAGTCAAAAGTAACAGGGTCTAATGATGGTTCTTTTCCTTGGGCTCTTTGCCGGTGAGGAACATCCACCAGCCCACAAACGCCCCGAGGAAGACGGCCATGAGGATATAGGCCACACCTTTGGTGTAGACCATGAAGTCGTGATAGACGTGGAATTCCATGTCCTTGCTCCTCGATTAATGGTGGTCCTTGTAGGCCGGGTGGTCCGAGAAGATGGCCATGTACTTCGAGATGAACCTGAAGCACAGGATGATCAGGGTGACCACGAACACGGACACGATGACTTCCTGGACCGAGGGGAAGTACTTCTGGTCAGGAGCCAGGTGGACGTTGAAGCCGAACCAGGACACGTTGAAACGGTTGAACACGATGCCCAGCACCGCAAGGGCCGAGGCCACCTTGATGGTGCCGGTGTTCTTCGAGCGGTAGCCCACTGCATAGAGGAAGCAGGGCAGGGCCACGAAGCCGAACATCTCGATGAGCCACATCATGCCGTACTTGCCGTCGAAGATGTACGCCCACTTGTTCTCACCGGCGATGGGAACCAGCTTCATGAAGAAGTAGCCCAGCATGATGATGGAACAGGCCTTGGCGAACATGAACAACACACCGTCGTGATCCCGGTTGTACTCGGGGCTCATGCGGCTGTGCAGGTAGTGGTGCGAGATGGTGCCCTCGAAGATGACCATGGACATGCCCGCGAACATCGAGGAGACGAAGAACTGCAGCGGCAGCTGGTAGGTATACCAGAGCGGGTGCATCTTGCCTGGCGCGATGAGGTAGAGCATGCCCAGCGAGGACTGGTGCATGGTGGAGAGCACGATGCCCATGATGGTCAGGGGGATGGTGCACTTGTGGATAATGTGGCTGATCTTCTGGAAGCCCACCCAGTCAGTGAAGTTGGGCAGCCATTCGATGGCCAGCACCGTGACGTAGAGCATGACGCACAAGCCCACCTCGAAGAGAACGGAGCTGGTGCCGGGCGACCAGAACACCGGATAAGGCAGACGCCATGGCTGGCCCACGTCGTAGAGCAGGGCGTACACGACGAAGGCGTAGCCCAGAAACGCCGTGAGAATGGCGGGTTTAACCGCGGTGCGGAAGCCCTTGATGTTGAAGATCAGCGCGGCGGCCGTGGTGGTGTAGCCACCGGCGGCCAGGGCGACACCGCAGAGCAGGTCGAAGCTGATCCAGATACCCCAGGGGTTGTTGTTGTCCAGGTTGGTAGTTCCTGCCAGACCGCCAATAAAGAAGCGGTTGACGGTGACGACCACGCCGGCCACGAAGATCGCGGA
The sequence above is drawn from the Desulfovibrio sp. genome and encodes:
- a CDS encoding sulfite exporter TauE/SafE family protein gives rise to the protein MDYLLVCLIALAASALTLFSGFGLGTILFPAFALFFPVDVAIAQTALVHLANNLFKLSLFWRNADRGTIIRFGVPAIFASMAGAKLLTYLADVPAVFTYVLLGTVHAISVVKIALAGLMAFFAWAELKGSIKKQPAKGGLVLGGLLSGFFGGLSGNQGAFRSAYLLKAGLSKEGFIATGVVLACAVDTTRLSVYAGHLLRPDVTDEMGLVVSAALAAFVGAFFGKRLVSKVTIETVRRVVAWMMIAIAAGLATGLV
- a CDS encoding ABC transporter ATP-binding protein, producing MLELLDVTLAYGPVVAVRNATVRVGKGEIVTLIGANGAGKTTILRAISRLVPLRSGSIRFEGRDLAGLSPDKVVRLGVAHCPEGRQVLARQSVQDNLELGAYIRSDTSVIKKDMDRIFERFPRLKERAGQLAGTLSGGEQQMLAIARALMCRPKLLLLDEPSLGLAPIIVHEIFDIIADLNASGVTILLVEQNANMAMRTAHRAYVLEAGAIVAEGDAKKLAGDERVKKAYLG
- a CDS encoding ABC transporter ATP-binding protein, giving the protein MAVAGVSFVVEEGEIFGLIGPNGAGKTTLFNMLTGLTKPSAGTVRFLGEDITGKDPATIARAGLARTFQNIRLFGGMSVLDNVRVPLHAKAHTGLWGGVFGSRASKEHERETLEQAARLVKLVGLADHMGEQAASLPYGARRRLEIARALALSPKIVLLDEPAAGMNPVEKQELSRSILEIRDLFGHTVLLIEHNVPMVMGLCRSVAVLNFGELIAKGKPEEVQADPVVIEAYLGEGEKEGVTAGA
- a CDS encoding branched-chain amino acid ABC transporter permease; translation: MDDFIARYGFLFVTIIQQALLGLSLYFPLMAGQLSLASIGFYALGGYVAAIMGTHPELAAFRAFAGGFLYPLEWMVALALSFVLALVLGFPALRLRGIYLALATIAFVQVLGVVVLNMPIAGGAVGIFGIPQPFESRLAYVWFFGPLLALTLFFIWKLERSGTGRMFFSIREDELAARSMGVNVTWRKVQAFVIGCCLAGVTGAMSAPFLNTWNARQGTFDAAVACLAYVLIGGARSKWGALLGAALLVSLPELLRPLKDSRMILNGLMLVVACVYMPRGIAGLLARSGK
- a CDS encoding branched-chain amino acid ABC transporter permease; the encoded protein is MSSAWFLQNLLNGLSIGSVYAVFALGYTLVFSILGIINFAHGAVFTLGAYLTYSLAVGQFGLNGLLAGVSLPFKLPFVLALVVGGALSGLAGMAVERLAFRPLRKRGADALLALVSSLGVALILVNLIQYLFGAEIYSFPADVFGSLPPAIIFTVSGKLVAVRSVQVILFGVSMSMLALLVWFIHFTKQGKALRATAENTDTASLLGISVDSFILGTFFISGILGGLSGTLIGVSFGLAGPYFGVAYGLKALAVIVLGGLGSIPGAVVGGLVIGLAEAFLPPEMSSYKEAVAYVLLFVVLLVRPQGLLGNDAEQKV
- a CDS encoding ABC transporter substrate-binding protein — translated: MGRALLFVILVAFVSPAMAEPVGAPIPLGIAVATTSNVALFGEEQVNGAKIAEAYLNARGGVNGTPVKLVFQDTGGDEAGAINAFQTLITAKVTAIIGPTLSQQAFAADPLADRAKVPVIGPSNTAKGIPQIGEYIGRISAPMTVVAPNSLKKALALNPQIKKTAVLFAQNDAFSTSETGVFQEAIKALNLEIVTLQKFQTTDTDFTTHVTAVLGSNADLVVISGLAADSGNLVKQLRQLGYKGLIVGGNGLNSSNMFPVCGSLCEGILVAQAYSPQADIPVNKEFVAKFTEAYKKGPAQFSAQAFAGVQILVEALAKVEKESGKKITEMELADVRTALNKALRTGSYMTPLGEVSLDAEGEVHQKQFYVSVIKMSPDGKAGAFELSK